One Candidatus Methylomirabilota bacterium genomic window, GTGACCGCTACCCCGAACGCAATCAGAACTAACCAAATTCCCGCGCGCTTCATCCCTTCCCTCCTCTGGACTCGGTCTAGGGTTGCCATGCACTACACTGGAAACAATGAGATAGTAGCATGCAGCTCTTACGCATGCAACCTGCATTGGGTTCAGCCGGTTCCTGAGACCGGAAAAAAAGAACGGCCCCGGAAGTTCAGCCGGGGCCGTTTATAGAACAAAGAACCGCAACTACTTATTATCAGATGTCGAAGTAAAGAGCAAACTCCCAGGGGTGGGGGCGAAGACGGATCGGATCGACCTCGTTCTTCCGTTTGTAGTCGATCCAGGTATCGATCAGATCCGGGGTGAAGACATCGCCCTTCAGGAGAAACTCATGGTCGGCTTCCAGAGCGTCCAGGACCTCTCCAAGGCTGCCCGGCAACTGCCTGATCTCCCTCGCCTCCTCCGGCTCGAGCTCATACAGATCTTTGTCGATCGGCTGTCCAGGGTCGAGCTTCTTCTGGATGCCGTCAATACCGGCCATGAGCATCGCACTGAAGGCCAGATAGGCGTTGCAACTTGGATCGGGCGTTCGAAACTCGATTCGCTTTGCCCTCTCGCTCTTTGAATAGAGGGGGATTCTGGCGGCGGCCGATCGGTTGCGTTGGCTGTATACCAGGTTGATCGGCGCCTCATAGCCGGGAACCAAACGTCGATACGAATTGGTGGTCGGCGCGATAAACGCACACAGCGCCGGCGCATGATGCAGCAGTCCACCGATGTAGTAGCGGGCTGTCGCGGACAGATCACCATACCCTCCAAGCTCCCAGAAGGTATTCTTGCCGCCCTTCCAGAGACTCTGATGGACGTGCATGCCGGAGCCGTTGTCCTGGAAGATCGGCTTGGGCATAAAGGTGGCCGTCTTGCCGTGCTTGCGAGCCGTGTTCTTCACGCAGTACTTGTACCACAACACCCTGTCCGCCATCTTGGTGAGCGTGTCGAACTTCATGTCGATCTCGCACTGACCGGCCGTCGCAACCTCATGGTGGTGGACCTCAATCGGAACTCCAACAGACTCCAGCGACAACACCATCTCCGAGCGGAGGTCCTGGAGTTTGTCCATCGGCGGCACCGGAAAATAGCCCTGTTTGTAGCGAGGCTTGTAGGCCAGGTTCGGCTTTTCTTCTTTCCCGGCGTTCCAAAATCCCTCCTCCGAGTCAACGAAGTAATAGCCATGCTGGTAGCTCTGATCGAACCGAACATCGTCAAAAATAAAGAACTCCAGCTCAGGGCCGAAGTAGGAGGTATCTGCAAGTGCTGTTGACGTGAGGTACGCTTCGGCCTTTTGCGCAATATACCGCGGGTCTCGACTGTAGAGCTGTCTTGTCACCGGATCCATGATATTGCAGATCAAGACCAGGGTAGGAACGGCCGTGAAGGGATCCATGATCGCGGTCTCCGGATCGGGAATCAGGAGCATATCCGATTCATGGATCGCCTGGAAGCCTCGAATGGAGGATCCATCGAACCCGATCCCGTCCGTGAACAGCTCTTCCGTCAATTCTCGCCTGGAAATGGAAAAATGCTGCCATAAACCAGGCAGGTCGATGAATCTGAGGTCAACGATCTTCGCACCTCGCTCGTTTGCCAGCTTGATAACGTCCTTCCCTTTCACCTGCGGTGTCATAGGACTACCCTTCCTCCTTCTCGGGTCGAACAATCGTCGTTGAACAGTTCATAAAGCGGTGGAATTTCTTTTCACCGCGTACCCTCAAATCGCCGCCTCGCCCCTCTCGCCGGTCCGGATCCGAATAACCTCATCGATCGACACAATAAAGATCTTACCATCTCCGATTCGACCCGTCTTCGCCGAGGACAGGATCGTCTCCACAACCTTATCGCACTTGTCGTTCGGAACCACAACCTCGATCTTCACCTTGGGTAGAAAGTCTATGGTGTATTCACTACCCCTATACAGTTCAGTGTGCCCTTTCTGTCGGCCGAAA contains:
- the glnA gene encoding type I glutamate--ammonia ligase, with product MTPQVKGKDVIKLANERGAKIVDLRFIDLPGLWQHFSISRRELTEELFTDGIGFDGSSIRGFQAIHESDMLLIPDPETAIMDPFTAVPTLVLICNIMDPVTRQLYSRDPRYIAQKAEAYLTSTALADTSYFGPELEFFIFDDVRFDQSYQHGYYFVDSEEGFWNAGKEEKPNLAYKPRYKQGYFPVPPMDKLQDLRSEMVLSLESVGVPIEVHHHEVATAGQCEIDMKFDTLTKMADRVLWYKYCVKNTARKHGKTATFMPKPIFQDNGSGMHVHQSLWKGGKNTFWELGGYGDLSATARYYIGGLLHHAPALCAFIAPTTNSYRRLVPGYEAPINLVYSQRNRSAAARIPLYSKSERAKRIEFRTPDPSCNAYLAFSAMLMAGIDGIQKKLDPGQPIDKDLYELEPEEAREIRQLPGSLGEVLDALEADHEFLLKGDVFTPDLIDTWIDYKRKNEVDPIRLRPHPWEFALYFDI
- a CDS encoding P-II family nitrogen regulator is translated as MKKIEAIIKPFKLDEVKSALAEVGIQGLTVSEVKGFGRQKGHTELYRGSEYTIDFLPKVKIEVVVPNDKCDKVVETILSSAKTGRIGDGKIFIVSIDEVIRIRTGERGEAAI